In one window of Cytophagaceae bacterium ABcell3 DNA:
- a CDS encoding deoxyhypusine synthase family protein — MTTQGPISQFMAHHYRHFNAAAMMDAAKGYVTHLNEGGKMMITLAGAMSTAELGLSLAEMIRQDKVSIISCTGANLEEDIMNLVAHTHYKRVPHYRDLSPQEEWELLENGYNRVTDTCIPEEEAFRRIQKHIFKIWKEAEEKGERYLPHEYMYKLLLSGAMKEHYEIDTKDSWMLAAAEKNLPIIVPGWEDSTMGNIFASYCIKGELKPSTMKSGIEYMTYLTQWYKENSGGKGVGFFQIGGGIAGDFPICVVPMMYQDLEWHDVPFWSYFCQISDSTTSYGSYSGAVPNEKITWGKLDINTPKFIVESDATIVAPLMFAHILGW, encoded by the coding sequence ATGACAACACAAGGACCCATTTCCCAATTTATGGCGCACCACTACCGCCATTTCAATGCTGCCGCAATGATGGATGCCGCCAAAGGCTATGTAACACACCTGAACGAAGGTGGCAAAATGATGATTACCCTTGCCGGAGCTATGAGCACCGCAGAGCTCGGGCTTTCCCTTGCCGAAATGATTCGCCAGGACAAGGTATCAATTATTTCCTGTACCGGGGCAAACCTTGAGGAAGATATCATGAACCTGGTGGCGCACACACACTATAAGCGCGTACCACATTATAGAGACCTTAGCCCTCAAGAGGAATGGGAGTTATTGGAAAATGGCTATAATAGGGTTACCGACACCTGCATTCCCGAAGAAGAAGCCTTCAGAAGGATTCAAAAGCATATTTTTAAAATTTGGAAAGAGGCAGAAGAAAAAGGCGAGCGGTATTTACCACATGAATATATGTATAAACTGCTGCTTTCTGGTGCAATGAAAGAGCACTATGAAATAGACACGAAAGACAGCTGGATGTTGGCTGCAGCGGAGAAAAACCTTCCAATCATAGTTCCAGGGTGGGAAGATAGCACCATGGGGAATATTTTTGCATCATACTGCATAAAAGGGGAACTTAAGCCCTCTACGATGAAAAGTGGCATCGAATACATGACATACCTTACCCAATGGTACAAAGAAAACTCAGGAGGCAAAGGGGTTGGTTTCTTCCAAATTGGTGGTGGTATAGCCGGAGATTTTCCGATTTGTGTTGTGCCGATGATGTATCAGGATCTCGAGTGGCATGACGTCCCATTTTGGAGCTACTTCTGTCAAATTTCTGACTCTACCACTTCCTATGGCTCTTATTCAGGTGCTGTGCCTAATGAAAAAATTACTTGGGGAAAACTTGATATTAATACCCCTAAGTTTATAGTGGAAAGCGACGCGACCATAGTAGCGCCATTAATGTTTGCCCATATTTTAGGGTGGTAA